The Clostridiales bacterium genomic sequence GGAGAGTTACAACATCGATTATCTTGCTGAAAAATTCCTTTCTGGTATCGTTTCCTTTTATTATCTCATTGAACATCTTCCCATCTTTTATAAAAAGTATCCTGCTGCAGTAGCTTGCTGTAAAAGCATCGTGAGTCACCATCAGAATGGTGGCATTCAATTTTTTATTAAGATGCTCGAGACTTTCAAGGAGCATGCGGGCCGATTTTGAATCCAGTGCCCCAGTCGGTTCATCCGCAAGTATCATGGCAGGGTTCGTAATAATCGCCCTCGCAGCCGCAGTCCTCTGCCTCTGGCCGCCTGACATTTCATATGGATACTTTGGTAGAATATCATTTATGCCAAGCTTTCCGGCGACATCCATTACTCTCTTTTCTGCTTCCCTGTGATTTACTCCGGATATGCTCAAGGGAAGTATAATATTTTCAAAACCCGTCAGAGTGTCCAAAAGATTAAAATCCTGGAATATAAAACCTATCTCTTCCCTCCTGAACTTGGCAAGGGATCGGCTTTTCATTTCGGTTATATCCTTGCCTCTGATATATATATGACCGCTTGTAACTGTGTCGATAGTGGATATGCAGTTTAAAAGCGTAGTTTTTCCGCTTCCGGATGCGCCCATTATGCCTACGAATTCCCCCATCTCTACATTAAAACTTACATTGTCAATAGCTTTTGTAATGTTGCTCTTATTGCCATAATATTTTTCGACGTTTAAAACCTTCAATATCTCCGACATGAAATTACCTCCATCATCTTGATGGTTTCATTTTAGTATAATGATTTTTATTCTGCCATCATCTTTCCTTACATGAGTCTTACATTTTTGTAAGGAAAAAGGCCGCAAAGCGGCCCTATCTTATATCCATCATCGAACTTTTAGGAAATACTATGCTTATCCTTGTGCCTTTGCCATATTCCGAATATGCATTTATCGCAAGACCCAGCTTATCGCAAAGCTTCTTGCATATATACAGCCCCATCCCGGTGGATCTTTCGTTTTTTCTTCCGTTGGTGCCGGTAAAACCCTTGTCGAATATCCTTGGAAGTTCATTTCCCCTGATGCCGATTCCGTTATCTTCCACAGACAATATTATGCTGTTATCCGATTTTTGCGCATAGATTTTAATCCTGGCATTGGATCTGTTCGTGTATTTAACGGAATTTGTAAGTATCTGATTCAATATAAAAATAAGCCACTTGGCATCGCAAAAAACAGTTATGTCCAGATTCTCCGTTTCAACCCCGATCTTATTGTGGATAAAAAGTTTTGAACCCTTTTTTAGGACGTCAAAGCAAAGTTCCTTTAAATTGACTTCTTTTATTATATAATCCTTTTCAACGGTATTGCTCCTTGAATAAAACAGAACCTGCTCCACAAAAGCCTCTATCTTTTCGAGCTCTTCGGATATGCTGTCCATAGCATCGCTTTTATTATTCTGCGCTATCAACATCGATGACGCAATAGGGGTTTTTATTTCATGTACCCAGAGTTCCATATACTCCCGGTATTCATCCTGCATATATTTGTATTTGTTTATTTCCTCCAGCATCGCTTTGTTACATCTCTTTACTATATCATACAAAATCATGCCTTCTCTAAAGGCGGGAGGAGCAATAATCTCGGCAATCAGGTTTTTTCTGTCAAGGGAATCAAAGACGCAAATAAGGTTTCCATAAAAACTCTTTTTAGCCACATATTCAGCTATCAGAGGGACTGCTGCACCTGTTACATACAGCATGCCTATAAGAAAAAACAGCGGATAGAAACCGACAGGATTCAGTAGCCATATAATCAGGCCGATTAAAGATGCTGTTATAGACTGAGATATCACGTACACGATTTTTTCCTTTAAAAAGTCCCAAACATTCATTTTATAATATACCCTTGTCCCCTCTTTGTCTCAATAAGCTGCGTAAGATGAGCATCCTCAAGCTTTCTGCGAAGCCTGTTTATATTGACTGTCAAAGTGTTGTCATCGATAAACATATCGCTATCCCAGAGCTTAAGCATAAGTTCGTCGCGGCTTACGATACTGCCCTTATGTTCATACAGGCATGTAAGTATTTTAAGTTCATTTTTAGTAAGTTCTATCTCCCTGCCGGCATGCTCAATAACGCTTTTAGAAAGATTTATGATAAAATCCCCGCAGTCGATATGATCCGCAGCAATTTCCCGCGATGATCTTTTAAGCACGGAGGAAATACGTGCAAGGAGTATTTGGGTATTATACGGCTTCGCTATAAAGTCGTCGGCACCGATGTTCAGGGACATGAGCTCGTCAATTTCGGTATCCCTGCTTGTAACTACTATTATCGGGACATCCGAGCGTTTTCTTATTTCACGGCATATATAATATCCGTCATAAACCGGAAGGTTGATATCGAGCAACACCAGATTCGGCCTGGCAGACAGTGTATTTTCTATTATGTTGTCAAATCCATCCGGCGCTTCACAAGTATAACCATTTCTTGAGAGAAATGTGGAAAGCTCCCCACATATTTTTTTGTCATCTTCAATAATAAATATTTTTTTCATACAAAATCATCTGAATCCCTTTACATTTTTTCTATATTATATCATAACCGTTCCTCTCTTATATAAATCGCTGCGGGTGTTGTGCGTATATAAATTATTTAAAGAATATTATTCCAATCGCTAAGCTCACAGCCTTAAGAGTCTGTAAACTCGTTTTGGGCAGAATCAAAACTCGCTTAAGCCCAAATTGGTAGTATAATAAAATCAGACAGGTCAGAGTTTAAAAAAGATCATTTATATTTCATACGGTGAAAGTTTAAACAATTTACTTTGGTATTTTGATGGGGGAAATCAAAAATGAGCAAAAAAAAGATGGGTTTACTGATAGCCGTAGTTTTAGTTCTGATTGTGGTGGTTATTGAGTTTATAGTGAACAAGCCCAAAAATATGTATTCACATATTTCAATAGGCTGTTCTGTGGAAGGGTATTCTCAACAACAAAATATTGGATATGTTGCTGTCAAAATGGGAGATGCAAAAAATACGATAAAAAGAATCAAGGTAGAGGATAAAAAATTGCAGAAACAATTGTCAGAAACAAATTTAGCTAATATAATCGGAGTAAATATGCTTATGACTCTTCCTTCGAAAGAAATAAAAAATTCACATATAGATATTTATAAAATAAATGGATTCGATTTATTGTGTAATACAAACACATATGATAAATATATTGT encodes the following:
- a CDS encoding response regulator transcription factor, which codes for MKKIFIIEDDKKICGELSTFLSRNGYTCEAPDGFDNIIENTLSARPNLVLLDINLPVYDGYYICREIRKRSDVPIIVVTSRDTEIDELMSLNIGADDFIAKPYNTQILLARISSVLKRSSREIAADHIDCGDFIINLSKSVIEHAGREIELTKNELKILTCLYEHKGSIVSRDELMLKLWDSDMFIDDNTLTVNINRLRRKLEDAHLTQLIETKRGQGYIIK
- a CDS encoding sensor histidine kinase is translated as MNVWDFLKEKIVYVISQSITASLIGLIIWLLNPVGFYPLFFLIGMLYVTGAAVPLIAEYVAKKSFYGNLICVFDSLDRKNLIAEIIAPPAFREGMILYDIVKRCNKAMLEEINKYKYMQDEYREYMELWVHEIKTPIASSMLIAQNNKSDAMDSISEELEKIEAFVEQVLFYSRSNTVEKDYIIKEVNLKELCFDVLKKGSKLFIHNKIGVETENLDITVFCDAKWLIFILNQILTNSVKYTNRSNARIKIYAQKSDNSIILSVEDNGIGIRGNELPRIFDKGFTGTNGRKNERSTGMGLYICKKLCDKLGLAINAYSEYGKGTRISIVFPKSSMMDIR
- a CDS encoding ABC transporter ATP-binding protein; its protein translation is MSEILKVLNVEKYYGNKSNITKAIDNVSFNVEMGEFVGIMGASGSGKTTLLNCISTIDTVTSGHIYIRGKDITEMKSRSLAKFRREEIGFIFQDFNLLDTLTGFENIILPLSISGVNHREAEKRVMDVAGKLGINDILPKYPYEMSGGQRQRTAAARAIITNPAMILADEPTGALDSKSARMLLESLEHLNKKLNATILMVTHDAFTASYCSRILFIKDGKMFNEIIKGNDTRKEFFSKIIDVVTLLGGDVQNVL